Below is a genomic region from Bordetella pertussis 18323.
CGGCAGGAAGCCGATGTCTTCGCCCACCGGCACCGTGACGCGCGTCATGATGATCTCGGTGTAGCGCTTGGTCTCCAGTACCTGCGTGATGCCGGCGGCCAGCGCCAGCAGCGTCTTGCCGGTGCCTGCCTGGCCCAGCAGCGACACGAAATCGCATTCCGGGTTCATGAGCAGGTTCAGGGCGAAGTTCTGCTCGCGGTTGCGCGCCGTGATGCCCCAGACGTTGTTCTTGCCGTGGGTGTAGTCGCGCAGCGTGGCCAGCACCGCCGTCTTGCCGCTGACTTCGCGCACCTGTGCGTACAGGGGCATCTGGCCTTCGAAATACACGAACTGGTTGACCAGGAACTGCGCGCACAGCGGCCCGCGGATGCGGTAGAAGGTCGTGCCGCCCTGTTGCCAGGATTCCACGTCCTTGCCGTGCTTGTTCCAGAAGTCTTCCGGCAGCTGCGTCACGCCGGAATACATCAGGTCGGTGTCTTCCAGGACGTGGTCGTTGTAGTAGTCCTCGGCGGCCATGCCCAGCGCGCGGGCCTTCAGGCGCATGTTGATGTCCTTGGACACCAGCACGACCTCGCGCTGCGGGTGGCGTTCCTGCAGCGCGCGCACCACGCCCAGGATCTGGTTGTCGGCCTTGCCCATGGGCAGGTCGGACGGCAGCGTGCTGTGGATGGCGGTGGTCTGGAACATCAGGCGCCCCGTGGCGTCCTTGTTGCCCAGGGCATTGAGCGCCAGGCCGTCATCCAGGTTGTCGGCATCCTGCACCAGCGAATCGAGCGAGCGGCTGACCTGGCGCGCGTTGCGCGCCACTTCCGACATGCCCTTCTTCTGGTGGTCCAGTTCTTCCAGCGTCATCATGGGCAGGAAGATGTCGTGTTCCTCGAAGCGGAACAGCGACGAGGGGTCGTGCAGCAACACATTGGTGTCCAGCACGAACAGCTTGCGCGCCGCGCTGTCGGTCCGTGCACGGGGCTTGCGCGCGGGCGCCGGCCTGGCGGCGGGGCGATTGGCCGCCGGCGCGGGGGCCGGGGCGGGCGCGGGCGCCGGCGCTGCCACCGGGCGCGCCGGCGCCTTCTGCTGCGCCTTGCG
It encodes:
- a CDS encoding PhoH family protein, whose product is MPLPKLPNRPAAILTFPSGDTARAKAARTNSKPAVAGNTDEPLLQPELAGLAPARKAQQKAPARPVAAPAPAPAPAPAPAANRPAARPAPARKPRARTDSAARKLFVLDTNVLLHDPSSLFRFEEHDIFLPMMTLEELDHQKKGMSEVARNARQVSRSLDSLVQDADNLDDGLALNALGNKDATGRLMFQTTAIHSTLPSDLPMGKADNQILGVVRALQERHPQREVVLVSKDINMRLKARALGMAAEDYYNDHVLEDTDLMYSGVTQLPEDFWNKHGKDVESWQQGGTTFYRIRGPLCAQFLVNQFVYFEGQMPLYAQVREVSGKTAVLATLRDYTHGKNNVWGITARNREQNFALNLLMNPECDFVSLLGQAGTGKTLLALAAGITQVLETKRYTEIIMTRVTVPVGEDIGFLPGTEEEKMLPWMGALEDNLDVLNMGEGEGGDWGRAATMDLIRSRIKVKSLNFMRGRTFLNKYLIIDEAQNLTPKQMKTLITRAGPGTKVVCLGNVAQIDTPYLTEGSSGLTFVVDRFKGWPHSGHVTLQRGERSRLADYAGDVL